In a genomic window of Kluyveromyces marxianus DMKU3-1042 DNA, complete genome, chromosome 7:
- the SEC13 gene encoding GTPase-activating protein SEC13, protein MVAINNAHTELIHDAVLDYYGKRLATCSSDHTIKIFEVDGETHKLIDTLQGHEGPVWQVDWAHPKFGVILASCSYDGKVLIWKEVNGRWSQIAAHEVHSASVNSIQWAPHEYGPLLLAASSDGKVSVVEFKENGTTAPIIIDAHAIGANTACWAPATLQQHSAHSNSTNSAQQVRRFVTGGADNLVKIWRFNPEAATYLLEHTLEGHSDWVRDVAWSPTVLSRSYLASVSQDRTCIIWTQDNNEDTWKKTLLKEDKFPDVLWRASWSLSGNILALSCGDNTVTLWKENLEGKWEPAGQVTE, encoded by the coding sequence ATGGTTGCGATAAACAATGCTCACACAGAGCTGATTCATGATGCAGTTCTAGATTACTATGGCAAGAGACTTGCAACTTGTTCTTCAGACCACACGATTAAGATCTTCGAGGTTGATGGAGAGACACATAAGTTAATAGATACATTACAAGGACATGAGGGTCCTGTCTGGCAAGTTGATTGGGCTCATCCAAAGTTCGGTGTGATTTTGGCTTCTTGTTCTTATGATGGTAAGGTTttgatttggaaagaagTTAACGGCAGATGGTCACAAATTGCTGCGCACGAGGTGCACTCTGCATCTGTGAATAGTATTCAATGGGCTCCTCATGAATACGGCCCACTACTATTAGCAGCATCTAGTGATGGTAAGGTGTCCGTAGTCGAATTTAAGGAAAATGGAACCACTGCACCAATTATTATCGACGCGCATGCGATTGGCGCTAATACCGCGTGCTGGGCACCAGCTACATTACAGCAACACTCTGCCCATTCCAACTCTACGAACTCCGCTCAACAAGTACGCAGATTTGTCACTGGTGGTGCAGACAATCTGGTAAAAATTTGGAGATTTAATCCCGAAGCTGCCACTTACCTACTTGAGCATACTCTGGAAGGTCATTCTGATTGGGTCAGAGATGTTGCTTGGTCACCAACAGTCTTATCTCGCTCCTACTTAGCTTCAGTGTCACAGGACCGTACTTGTATCATCTGGACCCAAGATAACAATGAAGATACATGGAAAAAGACTTTACTAAAAGAAGATAAATTCCCTGATGTGTTATGGAGAGCTAGCTGGTCTTTGTCAGGTAATATCTTAGCCCTATCTTGTGGTGATAACACTGTTACCTTGTGGAAAGAAAACTTGGAAGGTAAGTGGGAACCTGCAGGTCAAGTAACAGAATAA
- the PNP1 gene encoding purine-nucleoside phosphorylase codes for MSSFDISEERALIKAADRYISEKIEQHFSEKFAPKTLIICGSGLGGISTRVSETPKPLVLPYSSIPGFKVSTVPGHNGELIFGFMNDSPVVLMNGRLHSYEGHSLVETVHPIRSLHMLNSIETLIVTNAAGGINASFKTGDLMCVYDHINFPGLCGFHPLRGPNFDEYGPRFLATSDAYDLELRKLLFAKQKELKIERTIHEGTYAFVHGPTFESRAESRFLRMAGADAVGMSTVPEVVTARHCGWKVLALSLITNECVVDPPASVRDEKPVPIQEGKATHAEVLENSAKASKDVQDLIYAIVAEL; via the coding sequence ATGTCTTCCTTTGATATCAGCGAAGAACGTGCATTGATCAAAGCAGCTGATAGATACATTTCAGAGAAGATTGAACAACACTTCTCTGAGAAATTCGCTCCTAAAACCCTTATAATATGTGGATCTGGTCTCGGAGGTATTTCTACCAGGGTTTCTGAAACCCCTAAGCCTTTGGTTCTACCTTATTCATCTATTCCAGGATTCAAGGTGAGTACTGTTCCAGGTCATAATGGTGAATTGATCTTTGGATTCATGAATGATTCTCCAGTGGTTTTGATGAATGGTCGTTTACACTCTTATGAAGGGCATTCCTTGGTCGAGACTGTTCATCCTATCAGATCTTTACACATGCTAAACTCTATTGAGACATTGATTGTTACGAACGCTGCTGGTGGTATAAATGCTTCGTTTAAAACTGGTGATTTGATGTGCGTTTATGATCATATCAATTTCCCTGGTTTATGTGGCTTCCATCCATTAAGAGGACCAAACTTTGATGAGTACGGACCAAGGTTTTTAGCTACGAGTGATGCCTACGACTTGGAACTGCGTAAACTATTGTTTGCCAAGCAAAAGGAGCTCAAGATTGAAAGAACTATCCATGAAGGTACTTATGCATTTGTTCATGGTCCAACGTTCGAGAGTAGAGCAGAGTCACGCTTCTTGAGAATGGCAGGTGCAGATGCTGTTGGTATGAGTACCGTGCCCGAAGTCGTCACAGCTAGACATTGTGGCTGGAAAGTACTTGCTTTGTCTTTGATTACCAATGAATGTGTTGTTGACCCTCCAGCCAGTGTACGCGATGAGAAACCAGTGCCAATTCAGGAAGGTAAAGCGACCCATGCTGAGGTGTTGGAAAATAGTGCTAAGGCTTCTAAAGATGTTCAAGACTTGATTTATGCTATTGTTGCTGAGTTATAA